In a genomic window of Styela clava chromosome 7, kaStyClav1.hap1.2, whole genome shotgun sequence:
- the LOC144425201 gene encoding T-box-containing protein 2-like — translation MKFFPAPTEGRQKNLESTLEDTDSRNHPNNNMLQFQATNPPNLITNIKARLCDEELWQKFSDVGTEMVLTKKGRRIFPGYRVKFSGLDPNALYNVMLDN, via the exons atgaaattttttccagCCCCCACTGAAGGTCGTCAAA AAAATCTTGAATCGACATTGGAAGACACAGATTCAAGAAATCATCCCAATAATAATATGCTGCAATTCCAAGCAACAAACCCACCTAATTTAATAACCAACATTAAAGCTCGTCTGTGCGACGAAGAACTTTGGCAAAAGTTTTCTGATGTTGGGACTGAAATGGTGTTGACAAAGAAAGGAAG gAGAATATTTCCAGGCTATCGAGTAAAGTTTTCAGGATTGGATCCAAATGCGCTTTACAACGTTATGCTTGACAATTAA
- the LOC144425231 gene encoding uncharacterized protein LOC144425231, producing the protein MFRFQQNHQNQWVQDLTSWSYGSNYTEQVESTLEATAPVNHPNNNMLQFQPTNPPNLITNNNARLCDEELWQKFSDVGTEMVLTKKGRRIFPGYRVKFSGLDPNALYNVMLDIVQIDSNRYRFQSGQWIVGGKGEIPHIQNHYVHPISEVTGQKLMEEIVSFHKVKLTNTTANRSHDTIVLHSMHRYQIRVHLSRSDNKHNIQTFEFPQTTFITVTAYQNSELSQLKIKTNPYAKGFRADGKRKNKRTCSNEDEYFHIVLETKKVCKWNQQQELESSYNIHHNSSFAVDNTDVCFRSQEHCPLNIYKNNTPTHQPLQMYFNSPNSIASQDYDPQTLYSGDSATINETQSPQSLERVDHTETLWKDNLLDELCNDNIVYYDDPGYVSASPAEFLDNDDVSKFLFEIES; encoded by the exons ATGTTTCGCTTCCAACAAAATCATCAAAATCAATGGGTGCAAGATCTTACTTCGTGGAGCTATGGTTCTAATTATACAGAGCAAGTTGAATCGACATTGGAAGCCACAGCTCCAGTAAATCATCCCAATAATAATATGTTGCAATTCCAACCAACAAACCCACCTAATTTAATAACCAACAATAATGCTCGTCTGTGCGACGAAGAACTTTGGCAAAAGTTTTCTGATGTTGGGACTGAAATGGTGTTGACAAAGAAAGGAAG GAGAATATTTCCAGGCTATCGAGTAAAGTTTTCAGGATTGGATCCAAATGCGCTTTACAACGTGATGCTTGACATCGTCCAGATTGATTCGAACCGATATAGGTTTCAG AGCGGGCAATGGATTGTAGGTGGAAAAGGAGAAATTCCCCATATACAAAACCACTACGTCCATCCAATTTCCGAAGTTACTGGACAAAAATTGATGGAAGAAATTGTATCATTTCATAAAGTCAAGCTTACAAATACTACTGCAAATCGATCCCATGATACG attgtTCTCCATTCAATGCATCGGTATCAAATTCGTGTTCACCTGTCAAGATCagacaataaacataatattcaaACGTTTGAATTTCCACAAACAACTTTCATCACTGTAACAGCTTATCAAAATTCCGAACTTTCTCaacttaaaataaaaaccaaTCCATATGCTAAAGGATTCCGTGCTGATGGAAAACGGAAAAACAAAAGAACGTGCTCAAATGAGGATGAATATTTCCATATCGTTTTAGAAACAAAGAAAGTATGCAAATGGAATCAACAACAAGAATTGGAAAGTAGCTACAATATTCATCATAATTCATCTTTTGCAGTAGACAATACAGATGTCTGTTTTCGGTCGCAAGAACATTGCCCACTGAATATCTACAAAAACAATACTCCAACTCACCAGCCTTTACAAATGTATTTCAATTCTCCCAACTCAATTGCGTCGCAGGATTATGATCCCCAAACACTTTACTCTGGCGATTCTGCAACAATTAACGAAACACAATCTCCACAAAGTTTGGAAAGAGTCGACCACACCGAGACTTTGTGGAAAGACAACTTGTTAGATGAATTGTGTAATGACAATATTGTATATTATGACGATCCGGGATATGTTTCAGCATCTCCAGCTGAATTTTTAGATAATGATGATGTTTCGAAATTTCTGTTTGAAATCGAATCATGA